The window AGTTCGTGTCCATGCTGCTAGCTACTAGCCCTCCAAAATGCTCCCAGGGCACAAAGAACAGTTCATTCCTCTTCAtacctctcttctccttcccacagaCTCAGAACACTCCTTTCAACCCCTAGCAACTGCAATTCATGATTTTCATCAGTGTTAGCTGAAATCAGAGATGAGCCCAGCTGACCAGCTTCCCTCTTCAGACACTGCTATCACCACCTATGCTGTTGCATTATGGCAAGACCCAGGCAACCATGCTGCTTGAAGAAGCCCGAAATGACCATCTTTGGTTTCAACCACCAAACTCTTTCTATATATGTACAATACAGCAGTCAAATCAACACACTCGTCACTAAACACCATTCTCCTAATTGGCAGACAAGGGCTTTCAGTCATTGAAAAGGAAGAGGTGCCAGTCAGGCCTGTCTTCTGGGTCATATTCACATCTGGAACACAGAGGATCAGGAAGGTTCAGTGTTTATAGGTTTATGAACAAAACTGTTCTACATTGTTCTCAGGTagcaacagaaaatgttctttccaACAGGATTTGGGCTGCCAACTTAGTTCCACAATAGGTTTTGGAAATCctaaggaagagaggaaagccATGGCAGATAGCCAAGGACAGATTTCCAATGGACGTCCTAACAGCTGTGGTATCAGGGagtttggaaggaaaagaatgagGCATCGTGTGAAGCGGGTAGCCCTGCCTTAGGCATTGATGGCTTTCCAGCGGTCACTGTCTACGCTGTTGATGCTGCCCACGTGATACGGCATAGAGGCCACGTCATCCAGGTAGGCTGTGGTGTCGATCTGAGTGCTCGAGTAGAACCCAGAATCCATGCCTTCCTTCTTGGCAACAGCATAAGGGTGGGGTAGGTGCACATCCACATCCTCAGGTTCATCCACCTGACATTTGTACGAGAAAAGGATCTTCGGTTCAGACCTGGAGTgattaaagatttaaaatacatgtttaagcAATGTAGTATCACAGGCACTTATCCTTAACTGAAACTCAGCAGCACTAAGAAATTGTGTATTCAGACCCTAAAGACTCTTCACACTAGCTTCCAGTCCTGAAACATACCTAGCAGAGTAATTGCCATAAAGTAATGCTAAATGTAGCTTTGGACTAAGTCACCTAAGAACTAAAAGTGGCAGAATCCTGACTCTAGTGTGGGAAAGGTGTTCTCATCTTTGGGAGTTCTGAATTACTGAGGGCAAAGGCATCCAAACATCACTGGACTCCACGGCAGCCTGGTTACTGACACCAACAGGAGTCCACCTCAAGTTCCATCTGTGCACATcaggaaaaccaaaatacaaacGCTTGTGGATCAGCAGTTTCCATGTCTAACTCCAGACACTGTTCCCTTCtgatttcagaaagcagcagacgcacattttgatattttaggAGTACTTTATGGTCTTAGTTATTTTAAAGCCTGTTGTTTCTTGCTTATGGACAATAAAAGCTAAAGCCTACACTAAAACACTCCGGTTTTCCTACCAAGATGGCGTGGAGGTGctgggttgacggttggactagatgatcctagaagtcttttccaaccttaatgatgCTATGATTCTCTAAGATGCATCTCCTCTGAGTGGCCACACGGCGGCAACCCCGACCCAGGAATCACACTCCCGAGTGCTTTTAACTGGTGACGCCTGGGCCCATTGTAGAGGATTCCTCAGCCTAAAAGTTACCTAAACCCTAGATCCTTTCTACAAACCTATCCCAAAACCCACCCAGGACACCACTTAGCCTTCCGGGACTCAATCTGTCACTAACCATTCAGTTAACaacttcagcagaaaaactTTGTACTGAACAGGATGCAGACACTGAAGAAATGATCCTCATAAATGTTTGAGAAGAATATAGCTATCAGCTCTACTTTGCATACAAAGGAGTCTTGGACAGAAGCAAGCAGCCCTGGGTCACACAAGAAAAACTTCGAGGCCAGGAATTAAAACGTGGTTCCCTAACTGTCATTCTAGTCGCTGCCTTTATTCTACAGATGGGGAGAACTTGAGCGCAAACCAATTAAATGACAATATATATACCCTCTAAACTCCTGTTCCTGGCTACTCACCCAAAGAAGCCTTTCAGGAATGCCACATAGATGAGAGGTGCAAAGAAGCTGAAGTAAAGGAACGTGGTAGCATCAACACAGCTGTCAATGGCAAAAGGGAACATGAAGGAATTTAGCACTCAAGCACAATACAGCTGGATAACACCGGTCACATCCCCCCAGAATGATCCAATTTCCCTCCAGAGCGtccagaagacaagaaaaaaagtcttgtgcTAAACAAATTCAAACTGATGCAAAGTAACAGACATTGCCATCAACATGTGCCACTGCTCCTAGACACTCAGAGGGAACCATGCCAAGACCCAAGGTCTGACCAAGAGCACAGTCTCAGTGCTCCCAATTTTGACTCTCAGAAGTGACAGTGATCCCTGCAGAACGGGACTCCAGATAGGAATAAGAGTATCTCCATGCTATTTCTAGCAAACAGACTATTTCCTCCCTTACTACCTATGAAACACGAGCCAATGGCTAGGCATCAGTGGATTCAAACTATTACTCTCACTCACCACCTCAAGACCACTGCAGAGCATGCAGCTCCACAGACCTCTCCGCTGTGAATTTTCTGATCACTTTGAGGTCTTCTGGCACAAAACAGAACCAACAGCTTTATTCCTTCTTAGGAACACAGCACAAGCTTATTTTCTTGGGAGAGGCAGTGTTGAAGGACACTCAAATGCAACACAAGAAACAGGGCTCCTCCCCCAGCATACATACCACAGTCCTTCTATGATATCCACACAGAGGAGGGCACTGCCCAGGCCCTGCACCAGGTTCAGCAGTGCCAGGATTCCAGCATACACATAAAAACTCTTCCTGGCTGTGGAAAAGACATGGACACAGATGAAGCTCAACCTCATAAGCAGCAGCCCAGTGCAAATCTGTTTGATGGAGATGGCAAACCCAACAGAAGCATTTCACCATCTTGTCTGTCTAAGAACTGAAGAATTAAGACTGCATTTTCCTGTCCCATGCTGGCAGGATTGATGGAGGTATAGTGGACTAAACCATACCCTCCtgcatgtgtatacacacacaagaTGGGTTTTGAAAACACATGGTCATGGCAACACGTGCAAAGATTTTACAGCAAGCATCTGGAACCAGTATCAGTCACATAATTGAATGTgaggaaaacaagtaaaagaaaaccccacagctAAACCAGAATCTGTGCCCTTCCGTTGTACAGCACTAACCAAACTGCTCAGGAGACCTGGACAGGAGCAGCAGGGTATGCTGGACACTAGGCAGATCAGGCCCAGGACTACCTGCTTGTGGCATGTGCCACACATATCCATTCCCTCAGGGTACCCACACATAGATGCCAACACTATTTAGAGAGAGAACATCTTAGTAACAGCTTGTCTCCCTATTCAAGAACTGCAGATAttctgcaataaaaagaaaacccagagaaGCATCTTAATAAAGTAAATGCCCAGATGAAAATTATTAAGTAGCTCCCAATTAGCCTTTCCTTCCCAGGGGATGACCAGCATGTACACTTTAATATCATACAGGCATTTCAAAGGAAGCTATTAAGAAGCCATTTCTTACGGCTCTCTGAAGATTTTATATTTACGTTATATCTGTATCATTAACTGAGCAgtaaatcttgttttcttaataTAATCGTTTAGCTACTGAAATAGCAGTGTAATTGCTCTTATTCTGCTCTCCAAAAGGCACAACATACCATTTTTCCAGGGATAACTTATCAGTCCTTTGCCATGTATCTGTACCCTGAAACAGTGGGATGTATCTACAGCGCAACCAGATACAGGAACCTCTTACTCCCACCTAGGTTTTATCCTGGCACTGTCTCCATCTATACTATGGAACACACTACAGTCACTTACAGGGTAAAGAAATCCGGTCTTTCAGAGGAGTTTTTGGAAGAATCACCACCAAGGAATAGACCTGTTGAGACAAAGAACTAACTGTTCCATGGCTGCTTGGCAACTGAACTCAACAATCTTTGCAGGGATGGTGTGTGATGTCATGCACTCCCTAGATGTCTCAGGACAGGGGCACAGACCCCCTGGTATTAAACCCGGTGCAGATGTGAAGGCCCCACACCTCACCCCCATCAGCCTTGTTATACACAAATCATCCTCCTTGTCccatttagaaaatataaagaagCTATCAGAGTGCATAACACATGCCCGGTACTtaccagaaagaagaaacaggagcTGGCAAGCCAAAAGTGTCTCCCTCCATGGCCATAGATGTTGAAGTCTTCTGCTGAGAGGTGGGCATCAGGGTACAGGATTTCCAGGGTGCCCTAGGAGAGAAGTGGGACCAACGTGATTCTGTTATAGGCAGCATCCTCACTAGGGTGGGTGTCTAGACAAGGGAGACTGTGTTTAAAGAAGTTCAGACAACAGCTGTGCCTGCCACCTACGACCCAACCATTGCCCTGCTTAGACCAAGTTAAGCAcacacaggaaaagagaaagaaactgaagacaAGAAgcgaggggaaaaaagttgcaGGAATCTGCATCTGAAGGAAACCAGCATCAATGACATTCAAGAAGAGAGACTTAATGAAGGGATAGGGGATGCAAGCAATGGTCTGTTTGAAATAGACTGAGAGTTCCATTTCCATCTCTAAAGTAGATCTTTCCTGATGAAACATCCAGAATATAAAAGCCAACACTTGTGCAAGAGTTGGGAAAGGACACTGTCTCATTCCCTTGAATTCCTAAAAAATGGTATGAACAGAAGCTACCATACAGacagtggagag of the Ciconia boyciana chromosome 11, ASM3463844v1, whole genome shotgun sequence genome contains:
- the TPRA1 gene encoding transmembrane protein adipocyte-associated 1; amino-acid sequence: MFQSVTPVMRFSVSDNITHSTALVTALDNVTTLTPTTTQAINDTNITVPHKCLLLLYEDIGKSRVRYWDLLLLVPNVLFFMFLLWKLPSARAKIRVTSSPIFTTFYILVFVVALVGIARAVVSMTVSASDAATVADKILWEITRFFLLAIELSVVILGLAFGHLESKSSVKRVLAITTVLSLAYSVTQGTLEILYPDAHLSAEDFNIYGHGGRHFWLASSCFFFLVYSLVVILPKTPLKDRISLPSRKSFYVYAGILALLNLVQGLGSALLCVDIIEGLCCVDATTFLYFSFFAPLIYVAFLKGFFGSEPKILFSYKCQVDEPEDVDVHLPHPYAVAKKEGMDSGFYSSTQIDTTAYLDDVASMPYHVGSINSVDSDRWKAINA